The stretch of DNA CGTGTAAGAAAAAACTTTTATTTACAGCTTTTATAAATTCTGCTTGGTTAGCAACAGAAATAATACTTACACCAATAGAAGAACCTTGAGTTGCGGCTTTTACTACCAATGGAAACTGAATAGTTTGCGTTGCCTTTTCAAAAATTGTTTGTTGATTTTCATTCAACCAGTCAGTTTTCTCAAGTACCATAAAATCAGGACTAGCAAATCCTGCCTCTTTCATAAGCTGCTTTTGCAAGGCTTTATCAATTCCAATTTGAGAAGGACGAATTCCGCTTCCGGAATATGGCATATTAACCGACTGCAGTAAACTTTGCACTTTTCCGTCTTCCCCAAAAGGTCCATGCAAACACAAGAAAGCAAAATCAAAATGATTTTTAAAATCTTGAGCAGCCAGCTGTGTTCCTAATGGTTGTGTAAGCTTTTGTTGCTCAGTTGCTGATAAATTTCCAAGACTTTCAGCATATATCTGATAATCGCCATTCTTAGTAGGAATGCTGTTTGCAGGAGGGTAAAAATCGCGAATACTTCCCTTGTAAACATATTCCCAATTAAGTAGAATAAAATTCCCAAAACTATCTACAAAAACCGGTACTGCTTCGAACAGCGCCTTATTTAAATTATCGTAAACAGTACGACCACCGGCAAATGAAATTTCACGCTCTTTGCTATAACCGCCAAATAGAATCCCAATACGTATTTTCATAAATTTAAAAAAACGTGTAAAGATAATCAATGTGAGGGGATTCGCAATTTAGAAATAAGGAAAGTTTTGGCTTGTTTTAGTAGCAACAAAATGAAAATTAATTTTATAGTTTATGAAGTAGGATACTGAAAACTTCCGCAATTTTTTTTTCTTATTTTTGCGCTTCTCAATTAAAGTAAAATGAAAGTATATCTTGATAATGCAGCCACAACGGCGATGGATCCTGAAGTAATTGAAGCTATGCTCCCGGTAATGCAGCACCAGTTTGGTAATCCATCATCGGTACATTCTTTCGGTCGCACCACTCGTGCAGCTATTGAAAATGCCCGCAAATCAATCGCTAAACTATTGAACACTTCTCCGGCTGAATTATTTTTTACTTCCGGTGGAACGGAAGCCGATAACATGGCTATTTTGGGAGCAGTAAATGACATAGGAATAACCCATGCCATCACTTCAAAAATTGAACATCACGCAGTTTTACATACACTTGAATCGCTTGAAAAACAAGGAAAAATAAAATTGAGTTTTGTAAACTTAACTGCCAAAGGAGAAGTAGATTTGGCTCACCTGGAAGAACTACTTAAGAATAATCCCCGCAGTTTAGTTTCATTAATGGAAGCCAACAACGAACTAGGAAATTTGCTTCCTCTACAAAAAGTAGGCGAAATTTGTGAAAAATACGATGCGATTTTTCATTCCGATACTGTGCAAACAATGGGACATTACGCGCATGATTTACAAAAAATAAACGTACATTTTATTACTTGTGCTGCACATAAATTTCACGGTCCTAAAGGCATTGGGTTTTTGTATGTGAATTCAAAAGTGAAGATTAATCCCATGATTCATGGTGGTTCTCAAGAGCGCAATATGCGTGGAGGAACTGAAAATGTGCATGGTATTATAGGTCTTGCCAAAGCGCTCGAAATTGCTTACCGCGATATGGAGGCCCATCAACAACACATACAAGGAATAAAATCTTACATGATTGAAAAATTGAAAAGTGAAATTCCGGGAATTAGTTTTAATGGTACTGCTACCGAAAATTCGTTGTATACCGTGTTAAATGTACACTTCCCTCCTACTGATACCGCCGAAATGCTATTGTTTAATTTAGATATTTTAGGAATTGCTGTTTCAGGAGGTAGTGCCTGTACTTCAGGTAGCAATCAGGGTTCACATGTGTTGCGAGGAATAGGTGTAGATCAAAGTCGTCCTTCCATACGCTTTTCATTTTGTAAAAACACAACAAAAGAAGAAATTGATTTTACTGTATCAAAATTGAAAGAAATGTTTTTGGTAAAAGCTTAAAAACAAAACATAATTGCCTATACAATGAAAAAGAAAGTAGCTATTCCCGAGATAGATCCTCAAAAATTATTTGACGAAGAAAATTACAAAACTATTGTTATTGCTAAAGCTGATGATGATTCAGATGCAAAAACAAGCGGGGATAAAATAAGCACACTCATTGAACTCATCTCAAAAAAGGAAACCAAAGAATTCAAGCACGATACATTAAAAATATTGAAAGAGGAACAAGGACTACCCTTGTTGTTGAAAGCCATTAATAAAAGCAAAAATTCACAAGTGAAGCAGGCTTTAGTGGCCGCTTGTTGGGAAGCCAATTTGGATTGTACCAAACACCTCAATTATTTTGTTGACTTGGCTATTAACAGCGATTTTTTAGTAACACTTGAAGCTACTACGGTTATTCAGGAAATGCTGGGTCCTTTTGATGCTGACGAATTAAATCAAGCAATTGCAAAAGTAGAAGAAGGTATTAAAACCTTTTGCAAAGAAGATAAAGGTGCCTTGTTAGAACAATTGCTGAATATTTTGCAAACCTTTGCAGGCAATTAATTGCTGCGTTTAAAATTGTGCTCTCAAGAAATAAAGTGAGAGTAAAAACAAAAAGGACATCAACAAGGAATAGCTCATTATTTTTATTACTTGAATAGCGTCTTTGCGCTTCCAATCAGCATTCGTAATTTTTTCACGACGTTGACTTATATCCTTGAAATTATACAAGTGAAACCATCCATAAGCTACACAAAATCGCTGTCGTATTTGAACAATTAATATGGAAGAGTAAACTGTAATTACTGCAATAAAAATGAATAGAAAAAAGTTAAACGGCAGTAAAAACAATAAAAGCGAACTGCTAAGAAGTAAAAGCAATCCAAGTTTTAACTTTTTAGCTCTTCTTAAAACTTCATCTTTTCCAATATTACAAACTCCAGGAATATACTCGCTTTGCTCCACTTTAGCTGTTTAAATAACGTTCGCGAATTACTTTTAAATGATGAATTTCGTGCCCTGCCATAATAAATAAAATAGCACGCACCGATACAGGTTGTTGATTTGCAGTTCCCATTTCAGAAAAAGCTTCAGGTGCAAAACTTTTAAAAAGTGCAAGATGCGACTCCCGCACAATACTAAATTCGTGAACCAAGTCATAAAAACTACGCGAATCAAAATTAGCTGCTGCCACATAGGCGTTTTCATCGTAACCTGGAAAACTGGTTTTATCTTTTCGCGCAATACAAAGTGCACGATATCCAAAAATTCGCTCTGTATCAATCAAATGGCCTATTATCTCCTTTATGCTCCATTTATTTGCTGCATATCGGTAACTCTCGCGATCTTCAGGAATTTCTGATAAAAAAGCCTGCATGGCAATAATTTGATCTTCGAGGGCTTTAATAGGATTATCGACTTTTACCAAATCGATGTAGTTTTTATAGTATGGAGCATACTCCGTAGGTTCAGGTCGTTTCATTCGCTGGGGTTAAATGTATTATGCAGTAATTTTTTTTAATTCCAAACTTACAAAATCTGCCAATTCGCGCACATAACTTTCTGAAAAATCAAATTTAATTCCTGCCTCAGCATATATTTCACCAATAGATTTGGTGTAACCTAATTTTAAAGCTGCTGTATATTGCTTCACAGCCTTTTCAGGAGATTTTTTGTAATTGCGCCAAATTGCAATTGCACCCAATTGCGCCATACCGTATTCGATATAATAAAAAGGTACTTCAAAAATATGTAATTGCTTTAACCACATATTGCTTTTTACTGATTCGAGTCCACTCCAATCAATAATTTTGCTGCCGAACTGATTCAATATAGTATTCCAGGCTTCGGTTCTTTGAGCAAGGCTATGCGTGTGATTTTCGTATATCCAATGCTGAAATTTATCAATAGTAGCTACCCAAACTAAGGTTGACAAAACTTGCTCTAATTGCTCAATTC from Bacteroidota bacterium encodes:
- a CDS encoding DinB family protein; the protein is MKRPEPTEYAPYYKNYIDLVKVDNPIKALEDQIIAMQAFLSEIPEDRESYRYAANKWSIKEIIGHLIDTERIFGYRALCIARKDKTSFPGYDENAYVAAANFDSRSFYDLVHEFSIVRESHLALFKSFAPEAFSEMGTANQQPVSVRAILFIMAGHEIHHLKVIRERYLNS
- a CDS encoding M3 family oligoendopeptidase; the protein is IEQLEQVLSTLVWVATIDKFQHWIYENHTHSLAQRTEAWNTILNQFGSKIIDWSGLESVKSNMWLKQLHIFEVPFYYIEYGMAQLGAIAIWRNYKKSPEKAVKQYTAALKLGYTKSIGEIYAEAGIKFDFSESYVRELADFVSLELKKITA
- a CDS encoding cysteine desulfurase codes for the protein MKVYLDNAATTAMDPEVIEAMLPVMQHQFGNPSSVHSFGRTTRAAIENARKSIAKLLNTSPAELFFTSGGTEADNMAILGAVNDIGITHAITSKIEHHAVLHTLESLEKQGKIKLSFVNLTAKGEVDLAHLEELLKNNPRSLVSLMEANNELGNLLPLQKVGEICEKYDAIFHSDTVQTMGHYAHDLQKINVHFITCAAHKFHGPKGIGFLYVNSKVKINPMIHGGSQERNMRGGTENVHGIIGLAKALEIAYRDMEAHQQHIQGIKSYMIEKLKSEIPGISFNGTATENSLYTVLNVHFPPTDTAEMLLFNLDILGIAVSGGSACTSGSNQGSHVLRGIGVDQSRPSIRFSFCKNTTKEEIDFTVSKLKEMFLVKA